In a genomic window of Methanomassiliicoccales archaeon:
- a CDS encoding methanogenesis marker 17 protein has product MNIRVEGTEEFGNEVYAELFERILVDLGLTNRVEVARLVVKPEVPLFLVSIRTRRARTAVKISDISTVEQRQRDTYMMIGDESYAPALLALLWKRFGRERIEQITRLEVLVHGIKQEELEDLELDPGQELKKEVLDAVWRLLPEGFKVRHNILSESVMTVAATEHVMQPEYISLAEKVHREMETAPEEQEEVVEDV; this is encoded by the coding sequence ATGAACATCAGGGTGGAAGGGACGGAGGAGTTCGGGAACGAGGTCTACGCCGAGCTGTTCGAGCGCATCCTCGTCGATCTGGGCCTGACCAATCGCGTGGAGGTAGCTCGTTTGGTAGTGAAGCCCGAGGTGCCTTTGTTCCTGGTCTCCATCCGCACCCGCCGAGCCAGGACCGCGGTCAAGATTTCCGACATCAGCACGGTCGAGCAGAGGCAGAGGGACACCTACATGATGATCGGGGACGAGAGCTACGCTCCGGCGCTACTCGCTCTCTTATGGAAGCGCTTCGGCCGGGAGCGCATCGAGCAGATCACCCGTCTGGAGGTGCTGGTGCACGGCATCAAGCAGGAGGAGCTGGAGGACCTGGAGCTGGACCCGGGGCAGGAGCTCAAGAAGGAGGTGCTGGACGCGGTCTGGCGCCTGCTGCCGGAGGGCTTCAAGGTGCGCCACAACATCCTTTCCGAGAGCGTAATGACGGTGGCGGCGACGGAGCACGTAATGCAGCCAGAGTACATATCCTTGGCCGAGAAGGTGCACCGAGAGATGGAGACCGCGCCCGAGGAGCAGGAGGAGGTGGTGGAGGATGTATGA
- a CDS encoding methanogenesis marker 15 protein — MIKIAQLSCGTEYSGVQPEIERAASTVGAKMVFPDVDVKDIDRAVQEFGFTPTSAQLKLMIARALAVTEGRYDADAVFIASCFRCAEAALVRNELRRFVQERSRMPVVTYSFTERTKSGQLLTRMEALVTIVERKELLARERQVGLTAGIDSGSSTTKAMILRDNQIIGKFWHPTGEVILSAEVALEKALTEAGVKRNELEAIGVTGYGRYIIGKKMNCQLVQEELTVNSKGAVWLADRQKGEATIIDIGGMDNKAITVRDGIPDNFTMGGICAGASGRFLELTAKRLQVEITELGKLADQGDWRKVQMNSYCSIFGIQDLVTSLAAGHTTADVAAAACHSVAEQIYEQQLQEIDVRQPVIQVGGTSLISGMVTAIGSVIGQKPIVPPNAQYIGSAGAALLASGFIEGHR, encoded by the coding sequence ATGATCAAGATCGCCCAGCTCTCCTGCGGCACGGAGTATAGCGGGGTGCAACCGGAGATCGAGCGCGCCGCCTCCACGGTGGGAGCGAAGATGGTGTTCCCCGACGTGGACGTCAAGGACATCGACCGGGCGGTGCAGGAGTTCGGGTTCACGCCCACCAGCGCGCAGCTCAAGCTCATGATCGCGCGGGCGTTGGCCGTCACCGAGGGACGCTACGATGCCGATGCCGTTTTCATCGCCTCCTGCTTCCGCTGCGCCGAAGCAGCGCTGGTGAGGAATGAACTGAGGCGCTTCGTGCAAGAGCGCTCCCGGATGCCTGTCGTCACATACTCATTCACGGAGCGCACCAAATCCGGGCAGCTGCTCACCCGCATGGAGGCGCTGGTGACCATCGTGGAGAGGAAGGAGCTACTGGCCCGGGAAAGGCAGGTCGGTCTGACCGCCGGCATCGACTCCGGCTCGTCCACCACCAAGGCCATGATCCTGCGGGACAACCAGATCATCGGCAAATTCTGGCATCCCACCGGGGAGGTGATCCTCTCCGCCGAGGTGGCATTGGAGAAGGCCCTGACGGAGGCGGGGGTGAAGCGCAACGAGCTGGAGGCTATCGGTGTCACAGGCTACGGCCGATACATCATCGGGAAGAAGATGAACTGCCAGCTGGTGCAGGAGGAACTAACCGTCAACTCCAAGGGCGCGGTCTGGCTCGCTGACAGGCAGAAAGGCGAAGCGACCATCATCGACATCGGAGGAATGGACAACAAAGCCATCACCGTGCGCGACGGCATCCCGGACAACTTCACCATGGGAGGAATATGCGCCGGAGCTTCAGGCCGTTTCTTGGAGCTCACCGCCAAGCGCCTTCAGGTGGAGATCACCGAGCTGGGGAAGTTGGCCGATCAAGGGGACTGGAGGAAGGTGCAGATGAACTCCTATTGCTCCATCTTCGGCATCCAGGACCTGGTGACCTCTTTGGCCGCCGGTCATACCACGGCGGACGTGGCGGCCGCGGCCTGCCACAGCGTGGCCGAGCAGATCTACGAACAGCAGCTGCAGGAGATCGATGTTCGCCAACCGGTGATCCAAGTGGGAGGTACCTCCCTCATAAGCGGCATGGTCACCGCCATCGGCTCGGTGATCGGCCAGAAGCCCATCGTGCCTCCGAACGCCCAGTACATCGGTTCGGCAGGCGCGGCCCTATTGGCCTCAGGATTCATCGAGGGGCACAGATGA
- a CDS encoding methanogenesis marker 5 protein, with product MKVFIVPPNSLILFDLVERYGHEPLSLMGAIGDKVANPEIESPPLNVTPEDVKKGLKYAGIEVPSGIRGRLAVWGPLIDQAEAAIIMEEAPFEFGCVGCHRTDEMVRFLVKKRKIPVLMVQYPTNEGEAKVMVNKIKQFLEALK from the coding sequence GTGAAGGTCTTCATCGTGCCGCCCAACAGCCTGATCCTGTTCGACCTGGTGGAAAGATATGGCCACGAACCGCTCAGCCTCATGGGCGCGATCGGCGATAAGGTCGCCAACCCGGAGATCGAATCGCCCCCCTTGAACGTCACGCCCGAGGACGTCAAGAAGGGGCTGAAATATGCCGGCATCGAAGTGCCCTCTGGAATTCGAGGCAGATTGGCGGTCTGGGGGCCGCTCATCGACCAGGCGGAGGCGGCCATCATCATGGAGGAGGCTCCATTCGAATTCGGCTGCGTGGGCTGCCACCGCACGGACGAGATGGTCCGCTTCCTGGTCAAGAAGCGCAAGATCCCCGTGCTGATGGTCCAATACCCCACCAACGAAGGCGAGGCTAAGGTCATGGTCAACAAGATCAAGCAATTCCTGGAGGCTCTGAAATGA